GCCCAGGCCAAGCTGGAACGGGTGATGCCAGAGAAATTGAAGCAGAAACTGCGCGCACTGGATGACAGCGTCACCCTGGATCTGGTGCCGACGGCAGCCCCCGACAGCACCACCCTGACCACGCTGGCTGCGGCGACCCAGACTCGTTGCCGTACACTATTTGACTACACCAGCGGTAACGGCAACGAGCCTACAACACGGCGCGAGTTCGACCCCTACGGCCTGGTGTTCCGTCGCGGCCGCTGGTACGCGGTGGGGCACTGCCATCTGCGTGCAGACCTGCGCACCTTCCGGCTCGATCGTATGCAGAACCTGCAGCAACTGGACATCCCCTTTCGGCGACCACAGAATTTTGATGCCGCCGCCTACCTCACCACGAGTTTTTCGCAAATGGAACCGGCGGTTGAAGTGGAATTACTGCTGCATACGGACGTTGCCAGCGCCAGTGCAATGCTCGGCGGCGAGGTGGGCATCCTGACCCCCAAAGGGGACGCGGTGTTGTGGCGCGCCCACACCGGCTGCCTGAGCTGGTTTGCCTCGCAACTGGTGCAATTGCCCTGTTCATTTGAAATCCTTTCGCCCCCGGGACTACGCGGCGAGCTACGCCGCCAGGCCGAGAGGCTGCTATCCATGACGATGACGTGACTGTCGAGGACCGCACTGTGAAAGCGATCCGCGACGGCGCCTGATGCCACGCATTTTTCTGCCAGAATATTTCCCGGCCACTGTCGATTTCTGCCCGGGAGATACGACTATTAGTAACCAATATAATCCATATGCTGGTTGCAACCGAGGAAATACCATGTCCAGAATGATGTTCGTAAACCTGCCAGTCGCCGATTTGGGGAAATCTATCGAGTTTTTCTCCCAGCTCGGCTTCGAGTTCAACCCCCAGTTCACCGATGACACCGCCACCTGTATGGTCGTCGGCGAAAGCAACTTTGTCATGCTCCTTACCCGCGAGAAGTTCAGCAGTTTCACCCCGGGGCTTGAGATTTCCGATACCCGCGAAAGCGCTGAAGTGCTGGTGTGCCTATCTGCAGTGAGTCGCGAAGAAGTCGATGCGCTGCTCGACAAGGCCATCAAGGCGGGAGGCACCAGCTTCCGCGAGCCGGAAGACTATGGATTCATGTATGGCCGGGCCTTCCGTGATCTCGACGGTCATATCTGGGAGTTTATGTGGATGGATCCAGCCGCGGTGCAGTCAGACAACTGAACCCAGTATTGGGGGATCGACAAACTCTCTCCATAAACGTGCCCGGCGTCCGGCCGGGCACGTCTTCCCCCGCCGGGGGATGCACTATCTAGCTGCCTATCTGCAATGGCATACATAACAGCGTGGGTTGCCACCTACTGATATGCCGCCCCTCCAACTAGCGCGTGGCGCCCTTTTCCTGGCGCGTTTTTTCTTTGACTAGAATCAGGATATCGATCACTTTGAAGACGTCTACAGTCTTATGATTTGGAAAATACTTGTTCCGATATTAACTTTGTTGTTTTCAGACTTGGTTAGTGGTGGAACTTTGCCTGACCGTCGACAGAGCCTGGACAGAGTGGCGATAACGGACCGCTTTCGAATCTTTTACACCCTGTCGGGAAAGGATGCTCTGCCATCAGAAAGGCAGACTGATGCGGATAACAGTGGAACACCGGATTATATTGAGCAGTTAGCGCAGCGATTTGTAAAAGTAGATAAATTTTACCGAACGAAAGTGGGGCTGATATCGCCCCTCGACAGCGACCGGTACAAGGGACGCGCGCATTATATTGATATCAACCTCTTGAACCTTTCAGATGACAAGGGCAAGACAAGGAACGGCATCGCGTATGATGGGACCCCAAAACTCGACCGAGTTGTTGCTGGAGCAGAGTCACTCAACGTTCTCTTGATTGATTTATCCAACTCGCTCAGTTGGGAAAACAAGACGGTGGAACACGAGCTGTTCCACCTTTTCCAGAACGGGTACACCTATTTTAAGAACCCCTGGTATACCGAAGGGACCGCCAGGTGGTCGGAGCTCATAATGAATGGCCGTCTTGGCAGTGGCGGCGGGCTACCGCATAGCGAAGACCAGAAGCAGGAGCTGTTTCACAAAACGTATGACGCAAATACATTCTGGAACGAACTGATACTGCGTTCAGACAAGGCGGCACTGGGAAAAAATTTCATAAAAAAACTTTTAGAGAAGCTTGGGGAGATTGACGGCGTTGCCGCTCGAGATCGGGGAATAGAGAGCGCACCCTGGCCGGAATCCGAACAACGGAGTGAAGATAACGATCCATATATATGGCGCGCTGTACTGGAAACAATGCGGGAAATCGGATACACCGAATCCAATGATAAAGATGTAAGTAAACTACTCAAATTATAGTATTAGTATTTGACAGATCCGGGGGAGGACGTTAGCAATGAAAACAATCGGCCTACTGGGCGGAATGAGCTGGGAGTCCACACTCAGCTATTACAAAGCCATTAATGAGGGCGTAAGAGCCAGGCTGGGCGGATTGCACTCCGCAAAAATTTGTCTTTACAGTGTCAACTTCGATGAGATCGAACGACTGCAACATGCGGGAGATTGGCTCGAGACAGCCAATATTCTTTCTCAGGCAGCCAGGTCAGTCGAGAAAGGCGGTTCCGATTTCCTGATGATCTGTACCAACACCATGCATAAAGTATTTCACAAGATCGAAGCGGAAATCTCCATCCCGATTCTGCATATTGCCGACGCCACGGCACAGGCATTGACACGGGATGGTGTGACTACCGTGGGTCTACTGGGTACGCGCTTTACCATGAAACAGGATTTCTACAAAGGCCGACTATCTGAAAAATTTGGCATTAAGGTGCTGACACCCAGTCCCGAAGAGCAGATTGTGGTGCATGAGGTCATCTATAAAGAACTTTGCCTGGGTACAGTGAACCCTGATTCGAAAGCGCGATATCTGGAAATTATCGAGAACCTCCGCGCACGTGGTGCACAGGCGGTGATCCTTGGCTGCACAGAGATTGCGCTACTGGTAAAACAGAGTGATACCACTGTTCCGCTGTATGACACGGCCGAGATTCATGCCAAGCAGGGTGTGGAAACGGCAATTTCCTGATAACGCTCTTCCCGAAACTCAAACGCCTGGCGTGGTGCCAGATTGAAATCATGCTTAAGTCTGCTTAAATAGAGAGCGACAAATAACAATAAATGTCTATTCGAAATCGTGGGACCACACTTTCCCTGGATATCGATCTGCACATCGGAAGCCCACTTATGTCACTCAGTAGCACCGAACTCGATATCCTGGGTATCGACTCCCACACCTTCAAAGACCTGGAAATTTTTGAATGCGATACTGGCGATGCCAGCTTGTTCGATTTCTGTAATCGGACGCGTTCTATCGGCGGCGCTGTAGTGCTGCGACGACGGATGCAAAGCCCCTGGGCCAGTGCGGAACGTATAGAAGCTACACAGCAAGCGATTCGCTTTATCACAGCGCAGCGCTCACACTTCAGGACGATGCCCTCCGTGTACGCAGTCGAGGGTACGCAGGACTACCTGCAGGAAATTCTGCCAAACCTGGACTTCCGCAACCGATTGGAGTTTGCGCTGGGTTCTTTCCAGGTCTGGGCCAACCAGGACAGTCACTATTTCAGCATCGTGCGCGGCGCACAGGCCGCTTGCCGGTTGATCCGGGCACTGCGAGCGTTCGCGGCGCTGGCGCCGCTGAAAAATGCTCCCGGGGAACTTGAACCGCTGCTGCGGCAGTTGCGTGCGCTTTTGTCCCGCCCGAACTTCCGTATGGTGCCGGATTTTGACGTCGGGACCTGGGGTACCTGGAAGATGCTCAAGCTCGACCAGATGCTGCGAGTGAAAGAGAAAGAAACGCTTTCCCGGCTACTGGCGCTGAATTACGAGCTGGATGCACTGGTATCCATGGCCGATGCCAATGGTGAGCACGGTTTCGTAATGCCGGAGGTCTGCGCCGGGCCACTGCGAGCAAATGCCGATGGGCTCTATCATCCATATGTTACGAACCCAATCGCTAACCCGGTGTCGCTCAACCAGCAACATCGCATTCTATTTCTCACCGGTCCCAATATGGCAGGCAAGACTACCTACCTGCGCGCATTTGCCACCGCACTCTACCTCGCCCACCTGGGCATGGGTGTGCCAGCACAGCGCTTTCAGTTTGTTCCGGTACAGTGGCTGTTCAGTTCGATCTCTCTGACCGACGATCTGCGGCGCGGGGTAAGCTATTTCCGCGCCGAAGCACTGCGCGTCAAAGCCGTGGCCGAGGCGGTCGCGCGGGGTGATCGGGTTTTGGCGTTGATGGACGAACCATTCAAGGGGACGAACGTCAAAGATGCTTTCGAGGCATCTCTGGCCATTCTCGAGCGCTTCTCCAGCCGGGAGAATTGCCTGTTTATGTTCTCCTCCCACCTGATCGAACTCAGCGACCATTTGCAACGCCTCAACAACCAGGTGGACTGTCGCTACTTCGAGGCCGCCGAGAGCGGCGATCGGCTGCATTTCGATTATCGGTTGCGCCCGGGTATTTCTGACCAGAGATTGGGTATGCGGGTACTGCGGGAAGAGGGTATTTTTCATCTGCTAGATAAGCCTTCATGCCCGGCACCTGAAGTATCGCAAACAACGCTGTGATCAAAGGTAACAATTATGATGGAAGTGTGTTCTTCAGTTGAACAACTCGAACACACCTGTTTACCTACCCCTCCATCGCGGCAAATCCCTCCGCGATCGTCATCGGCGCCGCTGGGCGGGCGTACATGGTTTTCAGGTATTCTCGCAGCCGCGGTGCCGCATCCAGAAGCGCTTCAGTGTTTACCCAATCTAAGGTATACGCGGCATTGAAGTCGGCTACGCTCGGCCTGTTGCCGACAATGAAGTCCCGGTCTTCCATGTGCCGTTCCAGGACGCTGACCATTTCACGACACTCCTGCTTCGCCAGTTCGACGTCCTGCGGCAAGCGTTTGTTTTCCGGGTACAGAAATGTGTGCCGCGATATACGCCACAGCGGTTGTTCGATCTCGGTCATAAGGAAGAATATCCAGCGGTACATTTGTGCACGCTCTTCCAGAGAGTCGGGAATAAAGCCAGCTTGCGGATATTTCTCTGCCAGATAGAGCTGGATGGCGGCGGATTCGGTCAGTACCAGATCCCCATCGACGAGTACCGGAACTTTGGCGGCGGGGTTGAGCGCGAGAAAGTCTTCCCTTTGGGCCTCACCTTTCAGGAGGTCTACGTGATGGATTTCGTATTCCAGGCCGAGCTCGTTGAGCAGCCACATCACACGTATCACTCGGGTGGGAGGTGTCCCGTATAGTTTGATCATCTCCGTCTTCCTGTCTTGTCCGGTCACAGATTCACCACCGGAGGACTGATTTCTAC
The Microbulbifer celer DNA segment above includes these coding regions:
- a CDS encoding VOC family protein; the encoded protein is MSRMMFVNLPVADLGKSIEFFSQLGFEFNPQFTDDTATCMVVGESNFVMLLTREKFSSFTPGLEISDTRESAEVLVCLSAVSREEVDALLDKAIKAGGTSFREPEDYGFMYGRAFRDLDGHIWEFMWMDPAAVQSDN
- a CDS encoding helix-turn-helix transcriptional regulator, whose translation is MSNPTTRVLALLELLQIHGNATGSELAQKLGVDGRTLRRYIATLEEIGVPLTAERGRHGGYKLVSGYKLPPMMFTNEETLAISLGLLAARSLSVGEVSSAVASAQAKLERVMPEKLKQKLRALDDSVTLDLVPTAAPDSTTLTTLAAATQTRCRTLFDYTSGNGNEPTTRREFDPYGLVFRRGRWYAVGHCHLRADLRTFRLDRMQNLQQLDIPFRRPQNFDAAAYLTTSFSQMEPAVEVELLLHTDVASASAMLGGEVGILTPKGDAVLWRAHTGCLSWFASQLVQLPCSFEILSPPGLRGELRRQAERLLSMTMT
- a CDS encoding MutS-related protein; amino-acid sequence: MSLSSTELDILGIDSHTFKDLEIFECDTGDASLFDFCNRTRSIGGAVVLRRRMQSPWASAERIEATQQAIRFITAQRSHFRTMPSVYAVEGTQDYLQEILPNLDFRNRLEFALGSFQVWANQDSHYFSIVRGAQAACRLIRALRAFAALAPLKNAPGELEPLLRQLRALLSRPNFRMVPDFDVGTWGTWKMLKLDQMLRVKEKETLSRLLALNYELDALVSMADANGEHGFVMPEVCAGPLRANADGLYHPYVTNPIANPVSLNQQHRILFLTGPNMAGKTTYLRAFATALYLAHLGMGVPAQRFQFVPVQWLFSSISLTDDLRRGVSYFRAEALRVKAVAEAVARGDRVLALMDEPFKGTNVKDAFEASLAILERFSSRENCLFMFSSHLIELSDHLQRLNNQVDCRYFEAAESGDRLHFDYRLRPGISDQRLGMRVLREEGIFHLLDKPSCPAPEVSQTTL
- a CDS encoding glutathione S-transferase family protein — protein: MIKLYGTPPTRVIRVMWLLNELGLEYEIHHVDLLKGEAQREDFLALNPAAKVPVLVDGDLVLTESAAIQLYLAEKYPQAGFIPDSLEERAQMYRWIFFLMTEIEQPLWRISRHTFLYPENKRLPQDVELAKQECREMVSVLERHMEDRDFIVGNRPSVADFNAAYTLDWVNTEALLDAAPRLREYLKTMYARPAAPMTIAEGFAAMEG
- a CDS encoding aspartate/glutamate racemase family protein; the protein is MKTIGLLGGMSWESTLSYYKAINEGVRARLGGLHSAKICLYSVNFDEIERLQHAGDWLETANILSQAARSVEKGGSDFLMICTNTMHKVFHKIEAEISIPILHIADATAQALTRDGVTTVGLLGTRFTMKQDFYKGRLSEKFGIKVLTPSPEEQIVVHEVIYKELCLGTVNPDSKARYLEIIENLRARGAQAVILGCTEIALLVKQSDTTVPLYDTAEIHAKQGVETAIS